CATGGCGAATGATCTACGCGCCATGCCGAGCGTTCTCAATGTCTGTGCAAAGGAAGGGGAGCTGATGAAGGGAAGGGAGATCCATGGCAGGATGGTGCGGTTCCTTGCTTTTGATTCGGACATAGCTGTGGGGAATGCGTTAGTTGACATGTATGCAAAGTGTGGGCGTGTGGACATTGCGCGAGCTGTGTTTGTAGGTATGAAGGAGAAGAATGTGGTGAGCTGGTCGACACTGATTTCTTGTTATGGTGTCCATGGCATGGGGGAAGAAGCATTGAGGATTTACGAGGAGATGGTGTCCAGAGGGCTGAAGCCAAATTGCATCACGTTCACTTCGATCCTGTCAAGTTGCAGCCACTCAGGGCTTGTGAGTGATGGCCGGAGGATCTTCGATGAGATGAGCAAAGTTCACGGTGTAGAGCCAACTGCTGACCATTATGCATGTATGGTCGACCTCTTGGGGCGTGCTGGCGCCATTGAAGAAGCTGTTGAATTCATAAGGAAGATGCCTATGGAGCCTGGTGCCAGTCTGTGGGGAGCATTGCTCTCTGCTTGTGCGATGCATAATAATGTCGATGTCGGAGAGATTGCAGCTTATAGATTATTTGAATTAGAAGAAGGCAATGTTAGCAACTATGTTACTCTCTGTGGCATTTATGATTCAGTTGGATGGTCCGATTGTGTTGCAGGCTTAAGGTCAAGGATGAGGGAACTTGGCATGATGAAGACACCTGGTTGCAGTTGGGTTGATGTGAAGGGAAGAGCCCATGCCTTCTACCAAGGGAGCATCCCACGCTACTTGAGGAGACGGATGCTATGGGTTTTAGATCAGTTACTTGAGGATATGGGTGCTTCAGAATCTGAAGATGAATATCTGAGCATGTACTGAGAGCTATTTGGGCACTGGATTTGCAATGATCCAGTATAGACAATCTCATTGTGGTTTGAGGATAAAGCAACCAATCTGACTTCATTGCTGATGTGCTACACATGAACAGACTTTTATGATGTGAAGCACGGAATTTTATGTGTTCTGCCGATTGCTGAAGGACTTAAACCTACCATGATCAGATCTAGAGTACTGTGCTTGCATGAATTGCTAGGGTGAGAGAAAGAAGAGCGATTCATTCAAGGGAAGAAATGTCTTCTCTAACCCGACTGCAACAGCAGTAGTGCTGGTGTTTGATGCCATCAAACCGCACAACAGGTAGCTCAAAGCCTCAAACCAAGTGATTCTGAACATTGTGATAAAATGAGAGGAAAGAGAAATGACAAACTTCTCTAAATGGTAATTTCGCAATCAGTTAATGACGGTATCTTTGGTGCTTGTTTTGGACGAGTTAGAAGGAAAAatgcaccatcggatgttccgatggcccACCAAAGCAAGTGTCGGACTaaccatcggagcaattggtacaacagGAAAAACATGGGAAAATCTCGAGTGCACCGGATGATTCGATGGGGCTCATTTtacaagcgtcggagcaattcgCTGAGAAGGCAGAGGAAACCCTATAGCattggatgttccgatgccctgTGGAGTTGACCgtcggacgaagcatatttactttgaaatcaAACAGGAGGTTTTGGCCAGAATTGCTTCAgaaccggatgatccgacggcaCCATCGGAGAAAGTGTCGGAAATGCCGCTGCCAACCGCCGGGAGCCTGTCGGCCCTCCTCTGGCGCTGCGCTGCGTTGGGGGCGCTCTCCCCAGGGACGCACCTCCATGCGCGGGCCCTGGTTGGCGGGTGCCTTCCGGACGCCACCCTGAACACCGACTTCATCCTCCTCTACTGCCGCTGCGGGGCGCTCCATCGGGCTCGCCAGGTGTTCGATGGAATGCCCTCGCCGTCCATGCACACCTACAACATCCTCCTTGCTGTGTCCCCGCCCGGCACGGTGCTGGAGCTCCTTGCACGCCTCCTAGCAGCGGGACACCGGCCCAACAGGttcgccgtgcccgccgcgcaCGCGCGGAGCTCCGGAACGCGGTTCTTGGATATGTTCCCCAATGTTGTGGTTTCGGGGGCGCTGCTGGATATGTATGCCAAGGCTGGTCTGCTGGATGACGCCATGAGGGTGTTCGACGAGATGCCCAGGAGGGACGCTGTCGTGTGGAATTGCATGGTCACTGGATATGCGAGGGCTGGGAGGGCAGCAAAGGCCCTGGATCTTTTCAGGAGGGGGCAGGTTGAGGCCGTGAACATGGCGAATGATCTACGCGCCATGCCGAGCGTTCTCAATGTCTGTGCAAAGGAAGGGGAGCTGATGAAGGGAAGGGAGATCCATGGCAGGATGGTGCGGTTCCTTGCTTTTGATTCGGACATAGCTGTGGGGAATGCGTTAGTTGACATGTATGCAAAGTGTGGGCGTGTGGACATTGCGTGGGCTGTGTTTGTAGGCCAGTGTTGTTAAGGATGACACCAAACCAATTAAAAGGCCTAATGAATCCGAAGTGGAGGCTCATTGGCCTAATGGTTCCAAGTTTCATGCTtctcttccaaaaatttctGAAGTTGAAACAAGCTTACCATTTGACGACAAGGCTACAGATGGCAATGCTAAAGATGAGAATGAATGCTCACCCAAGGAGACAGTACAACCTCCACCAGCTAGAGCAGTCTCAGGAGTCTAAAGATGCACGGAAGGCACTTGGTACCATCTATGAAAAAGTTCTGGTGGTTGATGATGTCAAGTCAGCTAGGAGTGTCGTCCAGTTGCTTACTGCG
This portion of the Setaria viridis chromosome 7, Setaria_viridis_v4.0, whole genome shotgun sequence genome encodes:
- the LOC117865182 gene encoding putative pentatricopeptide repeat-containing protein At3g11460, mitochondrial: MPPPTAGSLSALLRRCAALGALSPGTQLHARALVGGCLPDATLDTDLVLLYCRCGALHRARQVFDGMPSPSMHAYNILLAVSPPGAALELLARLLAAGHRPDRYAVPAALRACAELRNAVLGAALHGFAVRLVLFPNVVVSGALLGMYAKAGLLDDAVRVFDEMPRRDAVVWNCMVTGYARAGRAAKALDLFRRGQVEAVNMANDLRAMPSVLNVCAKEGELMKGREIHGRMVRFLAFDSDIAVGNALVDMYAKCGRVDIARAVFVGMKEKNVVSWSTLISCYGVHGMGEEALRIYEEMVSRGLKPNCITFTSILSSCSHSGLVSDGRRIFDEMSKVHGVEPTADHYACMVDLLGRAGAIEEAVEFIRKMPMEPGASLWGALLSACAMHNNVDVGEIAAYRLFELEEGNVSNYVTLCGIYDSVGWSDCVAGLRSRMRELGMMKTPGCSWVDVKGRAHAFYQGSIPRYLRRRMLWVLDQLLEDMGASESEDEYLSMY